One genomic window of Sphingomonas ginsengisoli An et al. 2013 includes the following:
- a CDS encoding M10 family metallopeptidase C-terminal domain-containing protein: MSDGEFDGSQQPGNSDVTWDTLSELSQLPTGAERDDDPAFAPGKGGITDANPSTGNIGSLLTLVTNPDGSRSFTGDRNVDATLIGSKWGTLNLTYSFPTSGSNYNGATYDSNGVSNYHITFGPEQQAAARAAFAQLAALTNLTFTEITDTDTVHANIRISQSADSDVASAYGNFPSDTRGVAGDIWFGRTNQPYYDLAAKGSWGFATIMHEIGHTMGLKHGHQDYTNSDLSFYFGTSPRFGTQSLTPDRDGQAWSLMTYTPAPFTNSNFAGDKIDQPQSYMQYDIAALQYLYGANYNTQNGNTVYSWNQQTGEMFINGVGQGAPVGNKIFSTLWDGGGNDTLDVSNYTTGVTIDLRPGQFSTFDPAQLANSLAYQNLVSLAPGNIAMSLLYNNDVRSLIENAKGGVGDDTFIGNAANNVLDGGAGSDTVIFTNPTGVTVTLNDTGADVIVSHDGETDTLRSIENIGGTAGNDTITGNAQDNTLTGGSGGHDVLTGGDGNDRLIGGGFTTTTTFSAPSQADIAKPASTINGSIATAVATAGAFDVDANPDITNSTTLPHATINAVATGGSLEYYRIDVTAAGQQAIFDIDGNGTLTDSILELVNSAGTVLASNDTGTGDAQPTGHDDAYLVYTFATPGTYYIRVGQWTGPTTAQPLSAGMTYQLNISLQGAANVTTTVTANNTSSAVLDGGNGNDFLQGTIADDTISGGAGIDTASFVNAFSGGSSTGVTVDLNLQGAAQNTVAAGNDTLTGIENLIGSALNDTLTGDGNDNVIEGGLGNDTLNGGAGNDTASYAGASAGVIVSLALQGAAQATGNAGSDTLSGFENLLGSAYADRLTGDANANTLSSGAGDDVLNPGANAAGAVDLLDGGAGNDRASFEGFTDAVTATLGGAGDGTASVGSATIATLRSIEGLIGGSGNDVLTGDNNANDIEGGLGDDTLVGGGGVDTLTFRGSTAITVDLSVTTAQNTGFGNDTISGFENVRTGSGADRITGDGNDNTFFEGGGADSYNGAGGSDTVDYSAATSSVSVNLNTTTAQNTGTYGGSDTLTSIENLIGAAAFSNTLQGGNTTANRLVGGDLADFLIGNGGADTLIGGAGNDVIFGDYVNTLSSTGATADGNDVLEGGAGSDSLVGGLGADILRGGDGDDILVGGIANGTSAGLSTVYTNDGGMDTFDGGNGTDTAYAYYTDQTGGITFDLRNAAGNSAITMGGQAYGEFISIERVIFRGGSGNDVVHGTAYLDTLVGNAGDDNLDGYLGNDTLSGGLGNDILNGGDGLDTATYVNSTAAVNVDLRIQGVAQDTGGEGVDTLIGIEYLTGSSFGDTLRGNDVFNLLIDNAVAATATAFSQTDSLYGYGGNDSILVTRATGTVATNILMDGGDGDDLIQLLSGTATTTTTDPLGLSSGATYVLPGYSGTRFLDNVTVDAGSGNDRVVLTGVDSAVVNLGTGNDVLSISTLGGAGFNDYDITTGSGQDTIQLAGSGAAATTTDRATVVRDFTVGDTGDRFELRTVTSGAFAANSWVNTTNFLGMTSTAQDLFDTGHLRLVQSGSDMLLQADRDGSGAASGFVTIATLSNTYTGGFTAYNFDGMIGSLVLTGQGSLNETLTGASKNDTLLGMGGNDLLIGLAGNDTLDGGDGNDVLRGGTGDDTLIGGAGTDTADYSDATAGVTVSLAIAGAQATGLGNDSLTGIENLLGGNFNDSLTGDANANRLEGGAGNDVLDGGAGADTMVGGIGDDRFIVDDAGDQVVEDADVGRDTVASSINYTLGANVEDLELTGTAANGTGNTLDNRITGNASANLLDGGIGADTLVGGAGDDRYLVDNVGDVVVELDGEGNDSVVSSVSYTLSNFVENLQLVGGAISGTGNALANTLLGNDLANVLDGGLGADTMTGGLGNDRYIVDNAGDVVVEAANGGTDTVASSISYTLVAQVENLELTGTANINGTGNALNNSLIGNSGANILDGGIGADSMAGGAGNDRYFVDNAGDTVTENANEGRDTVVSAINYTLGANVEDLTITGTATDAIGNELDNRIEGNAGNNYIRGEAGNDVIVGGDGFDRLWGGAGNDTFVFGAGTPTPGAKGNLAIDVIFDFQSGSDKLDFGNLKVLSWELYGNINAAEKTLGVDLDGVAKADTAKTFTTVVYADSNNDGIADVAVALIGTKTLTQGDFGTVASKPAATPSMVSIAITPSDVSLVDDHQPLHLIGGGGMSLAHYL, encoded by the coding sequence ATGAGCGATGGTGAGTTCGACGGTTCGCAGCAGCCCGGCAATTCGGACGTCACTTGGGACACGCTGAGTGAGCTGTCGCAACTCCCCACCGGGGCCGAGCGTGACGACGACCCGGCCTTCGCGCCGGGCAAAGGCGGGATCACTGACGCCAACCCGTCGACCGGCAATATTGGCTCGCTGCTGACGCTCGTCACCAACCCCGACGGCAGCCGTTCCTTCACCGGCGACCGCAACGTCGACGCCACGCTGATCGGCTCCAAGTGGGGGACGCTGAACCTCACCTACAGCTTCCCGACCTCGGGCTCGAACTACAATGGCGCGACCTACGACAGCAACGGCGTCAGCAACTATCACATCACCTTCGGGCCCGAGCAGCAGGCCGCCGCGCGCGCCGCGTTCGCGCAGCTCGCCGCGCTGACCAACCTCACCTTCACCGAGATCACCGACACCGACACGGTCCACGCCAACATCCGCATCTCGCAGAGCGCGGACAGCGACGTCGCCTCAGCCTATGGCAACTTCCCGTCGGACACCCGTGGGGTCGCCGGCGACATCTGGTTCGGCCGCACCAACCAGCCTTATTACGATCTCGCCGCCAAGGGCTCGTGGGGCTTCGCCACGATCATGCACGAGATCGGGCACACCATGGGCCTGAAGCACGGGCACCAGGACTATACCAACTCGGACCTCAGCTTCTATTTCGGCACCTCGCCGCGCTTCGGCACCCAGTCGCTGACCCCCGACCGCGACGGCCAAGCCTGGTCGCTGATGACCTATACGCCCGCCCCGTTCACCAACAGCAACTTCGCCGGCGACAAGATCGACCAGCCGCAAAGCTACATGCAGTATGACATCGCCGCGCTGCAGTATCTCTATGGCGCCAACTACAACACGCAGAACGGCAACACGGTCTACAGCTGGAATCAGCAGACCGGTGAGATGTTCATCAACGGCGTCGGCCAGGGCGCGCCGGTCGGCAACAAGATCTTTTCGACCCTGTGGGACGGCGGCGGCAACGACACGCTCGACGTCAGCAACTACACCACCGGCGTCACCATCGACCTGCGTCCGGGCCAGTTCTCGACCTTCGATCCGGCGCAGCTCGCGAACAGCCTCGCCTACCAGAACCTCGTCTCGCTGGCGCCCGGCAACATCGCCATGTCGCTGCTCTACAACAATGACGTCCGCTCGCTGATCGAGAACGCCAAGGGCGGCGTCGGCGACGACACCTTCATCGGCAATGCCGCCAACAACGTCCTCGACGGCGGCGCCGGCAGCGACACGGTGATCTTCACCAACCCGACCGGCGTCACCGTGACGCTCAACGACACCGGCGCCGACGTCATCGTCAGTCACGACGGTGAGACCGACACGCTCCGCAGCATCGAGAATATCGGCGGCACCGCGGGCAACGACACCATCACCGGCAACGCCCAAGACAACACGCTGACCGGCGGCTCGGGCGGGCATGACGTGCTCACCGGCGGCGACGGCAACGACCGGTTGATCGGCGGCGGCTTCACCACCACCACGACCTTCTCGGCGCCGAGCCAAGCCGACATCGCCAAGCCGGCCTCGACCATCAACGGCTCGATCGCCACCGCCGTCGCGACGGCCGGTGCGTTCGACGTCGACGCCAATCCCGACATCACCAATTCGACCACCCTCCCCCACGCCACCATCAACGCGGTCGCGACCGGCGGAAGCCTCGAATATTACCGGATCGACGTCACCGCGGCGGGACAGCAGGCGATCTTCGACATCGACGGCAACGGCACGCTGACCGACTCGATCCTCGAGCTGGTCAACAGCGCCGGCACCGTGCTCGCCTCCAACGACACCGGCACCGGCGACGCACAGCCGACCGGCCACGACGACGCCTATCTGGTCTACACCTTCGCCACCCCCGGCACCTATTACATCCGGGTCGGCCAGTGGACCGGACCGACCACCGCTCAGCCGCTCTCCGCTGGGATGACCTACCAGCTCAACATCTCGCTGCAGGGCGCGGCCAACGTCACCACGACGGTCACGGCCAACAACACCAGCAGCGCGGTGCTCGACGGCGGCAATGGCAACGACTTCCTCCAGGGCACGATCGCCGACGACACCATCAGCGGCGGCGCGGGCATCGACACCGCCTCGTTCGTCAACGCCTTCAGCGGCGGGTCGAGCACCGGTGTCACTGTCGACCTCAACCTCCAGGGCGCGGCGCAGAACACCGTCGCGGCGGGCAACGACACGCTGACCGGAATCGAGAACCTCATCGGCTCGGCGCTTAACGACACGCTGACCGGCGACGGCAACGACAACGTCATCGAAGGCGGGCTAGGCAACGACACGCTCAACGGCGGCGCGGGCAACGACACCGCCTCCTATGCGGGTGCGTCGGCCGGTGTCATCGTCAGCCTCGCGCTCCAGGGCGCGGCGCAGGCGACCGGCAACGCCGGCTCGGACACGCTGAGCGGGTTCGAGAATCTGCTCGGCTCGGCCTATGCCGATCGCCTCACCGGCGACGCCAACGCCAACACCCTCTCGAGCGGCGCGGGCGACGACGTCTTGAATCCCGGCGCCAACGCAGCCGGCGCGGTCGACCTGCTCGACGGCGGCGCGGGCAACGACCGCGCCTCGTTCGAGGGCTTCACCGACGCCGTCACCGCGACGCTCGGCGGCGCCGGCGACGGCACCGCCAGCGTCGGCAGCGCGACCATCGCTACCCTGCGCAGCATCGAAGGGCTGATCGGCGGCTCGGGCAATGACGTGCTGACCGGCGACAATAATGCCAACGACATCGAAGGCGGGCTCGGCGACGACACGCTGGTCGGCGGCGGCGGGGTCGACACGCTGACGTTCCGCGGCTCGACCGCGATCACCGTCGATCTGAGCGTGACGACCGCGCAGAACACCGGCTTCGGCAACGACACCATCTCGGGCTTCGAGAACGTCCGCACCGGCTCAGGCGCCGACCGCATCACCGGCGACGGCAACGACAACACCTTCTTCGAGGGCGGCGGCGCCGACAGCTACAATGGCGCGGGCGGCTCCGACACGGTCGACTATTCCGCCGCGACCTCGAGCGTCAGCGTCAATTTGAACACCACCACGGCGCAGAACACCGGCACCTACGGCGGCTCGGACACGCTCACCAGCATCGAGAATCTGATCGGTGCGGCGGCCTTTTCGAACACGCTGCAGGGCGGCAACACCACCGCCAACCGGCTGGTCGGCGGCGACCTCGCCGACTTCCTGATCGGCAACGGCGGGGCCGATACACTGATCGGCGGCGCCGGCAACGACGTCATCTTCGGCGACTATGTGAACACCTTGAGCTCCACCGGCGCGACCGCCGACGGCAATGACGTGCTCGAGGGCGGGGCGGGCAGCGACAGCCTGGTCGGCGGCCTCGGCGCCGACATCCTGCGCGGCGGCGACGGCGACGACATCCTTGTCGGCGGCATCGCCAACGGGACCAGCGCGGGCCTGTCCACCGTCTACACCAACGACGGCGGGATGGACACGTTCGACGGCGGCAATGGCACCGACACCGCTTACGCTTACTACACCGACCAGACCGGCGGCATCACGTTCGACCTGCGCAACGCCGCGGGCAACAGCGCGATCACCATGGGCGGCCAGGCCTATGGTGAGTTCATCAGCATCGAGCGGGTGATCTTCCGCGGCGGCTCGGGCAACGACGTTGTCCACGGCACCGCCTACCTCGACACGCTGGTCGGCAACGCCGGTGACGACAACCTCGACGGCTATCTCGGCAACGACACGCTGTCGGGCGGGCTCGGCAACGACATCCTCAACGGCGGCGACGGGCTCGACACCGCGACCTACGTCAACTCGACCGCGGCCGTGAACGTCGACCTCCGCATCCAGGGCGTCGCTCAGGACACCGGCGGCGAGGGCGTCGATACGCTGATCGGGATCGAGTATCTCACGGGCTCGAGCTTCGGCGACACGCTGCGCGGCAACGACGTCTTCAACCTGCTGATCGACAATGCGGTGGCCGCCACCGCGACCGCCTTCTCGCAGACCGACTCGCTTTACGGCTACGGCGGCAACGACAGCATCCTCGTCACCCGCGCCACAGGCACCGTTGCCACCAACATCCTGATGGACGGCGGCGACGGCGACGACCTGATCCAATTGCTCTCGGGCACCGCGACTACCACCACGACCGACCCGCTCGGCCTGTCGTCGGGGGCGACCTACGTGCTGCCGGGCTACAGCGGCACGCGCTTCCTCGACAACGTCACGGTCGATGCGGGATCGGGTAACGACCGCGTCGTCCTGACCGGCGTCGACTCCGCTGTCGTCAATCTTGGCACCGGCAATGACGTGCTCAGCATCAGCACCTTGGGCGGGGCCGGCTTCAACGATTACGACATCACCACCGGCAGCGGGCAGGACACCATCCAGCTCGCCGGATCGGGCGCCGCCGCCACCACCACCGATCGTGCGACCGTCGTCCGCGACTTCACCGTCGGCGACACGGGCGACCGGTTCGAGCTGCGCACGGTGACCAGCGGCGCCTTCGCCGCGAACAGCTGGGTCAACACCACCAACTTCCTCGGCATGACCAGCACCGCCCAGGACCTGTTCGACACCGGCCATCTGCGGCTGGTGCAGTCGGGCTCCGACATGTTGCTGCAGGCCGACCGCGACGGCAGCGGCGCCGCCAGCGGCTTCGTCACCATTGCGACCTTGTCGAACACCTACACGGGCGGCTTCACGGCCTATAACTTCGACGGGATGATCGGCTCGCTGGTGCTGACCGGCCAGGGTTCGCTCAACGAGACGCTGACCGGCGCATCGAAGAACGACACCCTCCTCGGCATGGGCGGCAACGACCTGCTGATCGGGCTTGCCGGCAACGACACGCTCGACGGCGGCGATGGCAATGACGTCCTCCGCGGCGGCACCGGCGACGACACGCTGATCGGCGGCGCGGGCACCGACACCGCCGACTACAGCGATGCGACCGCCGGCGTGACCGTCAGCCTCGCCATCGCCGGCGCGCAGGCGACCGGCCTCGGCAACGACAGCCTGACCGGCATCGAGAATCTGCTCGGCGGCAACTTCAACGACAGCCTGACCGGCGACGCCAACGCCAACCGCCTCGAAGGCGGCGCGGGCAACGACGTCCTCGACGGCGGCGCCGGGGCGGACACGATGGTCGGCGGGATCGGCGACGACCGCTTCATCGTCGACGATGCCGGCGACCAGGTGGTCGAGGATGCCGACGTCGGGCGCGACACGGTGGCGAGCTCGATCAACTACACGCTCGGCGCCAATGTCGAGGATCTCGAACTGACCGGCACCGCCGCCAACGGCACCGGCAACACGCTCGACAACCGGATCACCGGCAATGCCAGCGCCAACCTGCTCGATGGCGGGATCGGCGCCGACACGCTGGTCGGCGGCGCGGGCGACGACCGCTATCTGGTCGACAATGTCGGCGACGTGGTGGTCGAGCTCGATGGCGAGGGCAACGACAGCGTCGTCAGCTCGGTCAGCTATACGCTCAGCAACTTCGTCGAGAATTTGCAGCTCGTCGGCGGCGCCATCAGCGGCACCGGCAACGCGCTCGCCAACACGCTGCTCGGCAATGACCTCGCCAACGTCCTCGACGGTGGTCTTGGCGCCGACACGATGACCGGCGGCCTCGGCAACGACCGCTACATCGTCGACAATGCCGGCGATGTGGTGGTCGAGGCAGCGAACGGCGGGACCGACACCGTCGCCAGCTCGATCAGCTACACACTGGTCGCGCAGGTCGAGAACCTCGAGCTGACCGGCACCGCCAACATCAACGGGACCGGCAACGCGCTGAACAACAGCCTCATCGGCAACAGCGGCGCGAACATCCTCGACGGCGGCATCGGGGCCGACTCCATGGCCGGCGGCGCGGGTAACGACCGCTACTTCGTCGACAATGCCGGCGACACGGTGACCGAGAATGCGAACGAGGGTCGCGACACGGTGGTCAGCGCGATCAACTACACGCTCGGCGCCAATGTCGAGGATCTGACCATCACCGGCACCGCCACCGACGCCATCGGCAACGAACTCGACAACCGGATCGAGGGCAATGCCGGCAACAACTACATCCGCGGCGAGGCCGGCAACGACGTGATCGTCGGCGGCGACGGCTTCGACCGGCTGTGGGGCGGCGCCGGCAACGACACCTTCGTGTTCGGCGCCGGCACCCCGACCCCGGGGGCCAAGGGCAATCTGGCGATCGACGTGATCTTCGATTTCCAGAGCGGGTCAGACAAGCTCGACTTCGGCAATCTGAAAGTGCTGAGCTGGGAGCTCTACGGCAACATCAACGCCGCCGAGAAGACGCTCGGGGTCGATCTCGACGGGGTCGCCAAGGCCGACACCGCCAAGACCTTCACCACCGTCGTCTACGCCGACTCGAACAACGACGGCATCGCCGACGTGGCGGTGGCGCTGATCGGCACCAAGACGCTCACCCAGGGCGACTTCGGCACGGTGGCGAGCAAGCCGGCGGCCACGCCGTCGATGGTCAGCATCGCGATAACGCCGAGCGACGTGTCGCTGGTCGACGACCACCAGCCGCTGCACCTCATCGGCGGCGGCGGGATGAGCCTCGCCCACTACCTCTAA
- a CDS encoding alpha/beta hydrolase, whose product MSRSRHLVDPELLPLLDAFPTVTLTAETLPALRARELPQLDIGDQGVDLEERSIAGPGGPLALRIYRPRGAAGPLGGILHIHGGGFVGGSIKEVEFLHRPLVAALGCVLVTVDYRLAPETAFPGNLDDCYAALAWVMGEAAALGIDPARLGVMGESAGGGLAAALALLARDRGEHAPAFQHLIYPMLDDRTCTAEPHPHAGEFIWHPANNHFGWSSLLGREPGGDDVPPYAAPARATDLAGLPPTFISTAALDLFVDEDVDYATRLIRAGVPTELHVWPGAFHGFDLMPGPRVADAARAASLAALRRFLEPAA is encoded by the coding sequence ATGAGCCGCAGCCGTCACCTCGTCGATCCCGAGCTCCTTCCCTTGCTCGATGCCTTTCCGACGGTGACGCTGACCGCCGAAACGCTCCCCGCGCTGCGCGCCCGCGAATTGCCGCAGCTCGACATCGGCGACCAGGGCGTCGACCTCGAAGAACGAAGCATCGCCGGGCCGGGCGGCCCGCTCGCGCTCCGCATCTATCGTCCGCGCGGCGCCGCCGGTCCGCTCGGCGGCATCCTCCACATCCACGGCGGCGGCTTCGTCGGCGGCAGCATCAAGGAGGTCGAATTTCTCCATCGCCCGCTGGTCGCCGCGCTGGGCTGCGTGCTGGTCACGGTCGACTATCGCCTCGCCCCCGAGACGGCCTTCCCCGGCAATCTCGACGATTGCTACGCCGCCCTCGCATGGGTGATGGGCGAGGCCGCCGCGCTCGGCATCGACCCCGCGCGGCTGGGCGTGATGGGCGAAAGCGCGGGCGGCGGGCTCGCTGCGGCGCTCGCGCTGCTCGCCCGCGACCGGGGCGAGCACGCCCCCGCCTTCCAGCATCTCATCTACCCGATGCTCGACGATCGCACCTGCACGGCCGAGCCGCACCCCCATGCCGGCGAATTCATCTGGCACCCCGCCAACAACCACTTCGGTTGGTCGTCGTTGCTCGGCCGCGAGCCTGGCGGTGACGACGTCCCGCCCTACGCCGCCCCGGCCCGCGCCACCGACCTTGCCGGGCTGCCCCCGACCTTCATCTCGACCGCCGCGCTCGACCTCTTCGTCGACGAGGATGTGGACTATGCGACCCGCCTGATCCGCGCCGGCGTGCCGACCGAATTGCACGTCTGGCCGGGCGCCTTCCACGGTTTCGACCTGATGCCCGGACCGCGCGTCGCCGACGCCGCCCGCGCCGCCAGCCTCGCTGCCCTGCGCCGTTTCCTGGAGCCCGCCGCATGA
- a CDS encoding MFS transporter: MNATVAIPVEDRAVRAAYGPLLLISFAMLVGFTMMQSFGIMAEAAKAELHLSDSAIAMVQGLSAALPLAVFSIPIGLWVDRANRTRILWVMALGWTLGTVVTAVSSTVPILFFGRLLTAIGTTGSLTAVLSLAADYCPPEQRGRAIIIPNLSKTAGIALGFTLTGFLMTQVAGGQLPRLFGSTEWRSSQWLLALLSLACLVPLLFLREPPRRETEAGPSAPFKVVWRELVARKAWLLPLFVGQTSVIMADAAAGIWIAPVLHRNFGLAPGDFAGWLGMVVLLTGIAGSILGGFVADLGQRSHRRGGLLYASLLAVLVSIPLALYPLAGSVPMFAGLVAALLLAGGVTSMGTSVALTVWLPNELRGLAIGAFIAFAGLIGFGLAPSAVAWVSTPLGGESQLALALALVGAGVSVLSVIGFGLAIRRAPDPLTSQTGLDEAIG; the protein is encoded by the coding sequence ATGAACGCCACCGTCGCGATTCCGGTCGAGGACCGCGCCGTCCGCGCCGCCTACGGCCCGCTCCTCCTGATCAGCTTCGCGATGCTGGTCGGCTTCACCATGATGCAGAGCTTCGGCATCATGGCCGAGGCCGCCAAGGCCGAGCTCCACCTCAGCGACAGCGCGATCGCGATGGTCCAGGGCCTGTCGGCCGCGCTGCCGCTGGCGGTCTTCTCGATCCCGATCGGGCTGTGGGTCGACCGCGCCAACCGCACCCGCATCCTGTGGGTGATGGCGCTCGGCTGGACGCTGGGCACCGTCGTCACCGCCGTCTCGAGCACCGTGCCCATCCTCTTCTTCGGCCGCCTACTGACCGCGATCGGCACCACCGGCAGCCTCACCGCGGTGCTCTCACTCGCCGCCGATTACTGCCCGCCCGAGCAGCGCGGCCGCGCGATCATCATCCCCAACCTCAGCAAGACCGCGGGCATCGCGCTCGGCTTCACGCTGACCGGCTTCCTGATGACCCAAGTCGCCGGCGGCCAGCTCCCGCGCCTGTTCGGCAGCACCGAATGGCGCAGCAGCCAGTGGCTTCTCGCCCTCCTCTCGCTCGCCTGCCTCGTGCCCCTGCTGTTCCTCCGCGAGCCGCCGCGCCGCGAGACCGAGGCGGGGCCGTCGGCACCCTTCAAGGTGGTCTGGCGTGAGCTGGTCGCCCGCAAGGCCTGGCTGCTCCCCCTCTTCGTCGGGCAGACAAGCGTCATCATGGCTGACGCCGCCGCCGGCATCTGGATCGCCCCCGTGCTACACCGCAACTTTGGGCTCGCCCCGGGTGATTTCGCCGGCTGGCTCGGGATGGTGGTGCTGCTGACGGGCATCGCCGGCTCGATCCTCGGCGGCTTCGTCGCCGACCTCGGCCAGCGCTCGCACCGGCGCGGCGGGCTGCTCTACGCCTCGCTGCTCGCGGTGCTCGTCTCGATCCCGCTCGCGCTCTACCCGCTGGCGGGGAGCGTGCCGATGTTCGCCGGGCTGGTCGCGGCGCTGCTGCTGGCGGGCGGGGTGACCTCGATGGGTACCTCGGTCGCCCTCACCGTCTGGTTGCCCAATGAATTGCGCGGGCTCGCGATCGGCGCGTTCATCGCCTTCGCCGGGCTGATCGGCTTCGGCCTTGCGCCCTCGGCGGTCGCCTGGGTCAGCACCCCGCTCGGCGGCGAAAGCCAGCTCGCGCTCGCCCTCGCGCTGGTCGGCGCGGGGGTCAGCGTCCTCTCGGTGATCGGCTTCGGTCTGGCGATCAGGCGTGCCCCCGACCCGCTGACCTCTCAGACAGGTCTGGACGAAGCTATCGGATAG
- a CDS encoding helix-turn-helix transcriptional regulator has protein sequence MGQAAELSAERVMEAITVSPEMLSLVGRGSVGGRPWPPAAVAFVIEHGGERQPATVQFVRRPRAATLDRGQAQERLILLVDPAACDRLLGHRLDLTDGAVWAMPADLRSIALAIRDCRHSPGASEPFRLAKSIELLCELLAAFQAERLTDWSGTGELSPSDARRLAEARVLIDQEWQAKLTLDQIARRCGLNRTKLARGFRQLYDCSVSEALAERRLAEARKQLIATDLPVGLIGYRSGYLNNASFTRAFGRRFGVSPSDYRACGIAA, from the coding sequence ATGGGACAGGCAGCGGAGCTTTCGGCGGAGCGGGTGATGGAGGCGATCACCGTCTCCCCCGAAATGCTGAGCCTGGTCGGCCGGGGAAGCGTCGGGGGGCGCCCCTGGCCGCCCGCCGCGGTCGCTTTCGTGATCGAGCATGGCGGTGAGCGCCAGCCGGCGACGGTGCAGTTCGTCCGCCGCCCGCGCGCCGCGACGCTCGACCGCGGCCAGGCGCAGGAGCGGTTGATCCTGCTGGTCGACCCCGCCGCCTGCGACCGCCTGCTCGGCCACCGACTCGACCTTACCGACGGCGCCGTCTGGGCGATGCCCGCCGACCTCCGCTCGATTGCGCTCGCCATCCGCGACTGCCGCCATTCGCCCGGCGCGAGCGAGCCGTTCCGTCTCGCCAAGAGCATCGAACTCCTCTGCGAACTGCTCGCCGCCTTCCAAGCCGAGCGGCTGACCGACTGGTCGGGCACCGGCGAACTCAGCCCGAGCGACGCGCGGCGACTGGCCGAGGCGCGCGTGCTGATCGACCAGGAATGGCAGGCCAAGCTGACCCTCGACCAGATCGCCCGCCGCTGCGGACTCAACCGCACCAAGCTCGCCCGCGGCTTCCGCCAGCTCTACGATTGCTCGGTGTCCGAAGCGCTCGCCGAGCGTCGGCTCGCCGAAGCGCGCAAGCAACTGATCGCCACCGACCTGCCGGTCGGACTGATCGGCTATCGCAGCGGCTATCTCAACAACGCCAGCTTCACCCGCGCCTTCGGCCGCCGCTTCGGCGTCTCGCCGTCCGACTATCGCGCCTGCGGGATCGCCGCCTGA
- a CDS encoding FadR/GntR family transcriptional regulator translates to MNDASSAPKSLAQVAMDAVNAYIRDEQLRVGDTLPGEGYFAERLGVSRAVMREAFGALAALKLIDVGNGRKPRVGALDGSVIAASLDHAISTAQIRVIDVWDVRRTIEMRTAALAAQHASETQIKRIVALADMLALAGPDDPATTETDIDFHLAIAEASGNRLFQQIVVSFLPLMRVAVPQAWRTRQTTADRTETIARHQRLAEAIAAGDPAEAERWMATHFDETIGALLRSKGS, encoded by the coding sequence ATGAACGACGCGTCCTCCGCCCCCAAGTCGCTCGCCCAGGTCGCGATGGACGCGGTCAACGCCTACATCCGCGACGAGCAATTGCGGGTCGGCGACACGCTTCCCGGCGAGGGCTATTTCGCCGAGCGGCTCGGCGTCTCGCGCGCGGTGATGCGCGAGGCGTTTGGAGCGCTGGCGGCCTTGAAGCTGATCGACGTCGGCAACGGCCGCAAGCCGCGGGTCGGCGCGCTCGACGGGTCGGTCATCGCCGCCTCGCTCGACCATGCCATCTCGACCGCGCAGATCCGCGTCATCGACGTATGGGACGTCCGCCGCACGATCGAGATGCGCACCGCCGCGCTCGCCGCGCAGCATGCGAGCGAAACGCAGATCAAGCGGATCGTCGCGCTCGCCGACATGCTCGCCCTCGCCGGACCCGACGATCCGGCGACGACCGAAACCGACATCGACTTCCATCTCGCCATCGCCGAGGCGAGCGGCAACCGGCTGTTCCAGCAGATCGTGGTGTCGTTCCTCCCGCTGATGCGGGTGGCGGTGCCGCAGGCCTGGCGCACCCGCCAGACCACCGCCGACCGCACCGAGACCATCGCCCGCCACCAGCGGCTGGCTGAGGCGATCGCCGCCGGCGATCCGGCCGAAGCCGAGCGCTGGATGGCGACCCACTTCGACGAGACAATCGGCGCGCTGTTGCGCTCGAAAGGCAGCTAG